From the genome of Oxyura jamaicensis isolate SHBP4307 breed ruddy duck chromosome 2, BPBGC_Ojam_1.0, whole genome shotgun sequence:
CAGATGTTCTAGCATTAACATGCAACTCTGCCAAAAATAATTAGGGGGAAATCTGCAGTTatcataaaagcaaaataccaTCCCTTCCAATTaattagaagtaaaataaaCCTCAGAGCAGAATGTCAATACCGAAGACAGATTTTAATTCCTTCCAGCTGTACTTAAGCAGATAACTATGTTAACCTACATTTAACTACCAGCCTGTCTCCTAGATTGCAAACACATTAATAGATCATCACAGGGTATGGACAAGAAGATATACACAGCCTCTTGCTATTTTAATCAATTCCATTTATACTGCTGAAAGAACAGAGTACTATACCTCATACATCCCTGTTTTGCCAATAGCACTGGAGGAGAAATATCATACAACAATGCCATCTGTAGAGACATCGTCCAAAGAGACATTTCTAAATCAGCTGAAGTTACTTTGGTTACCATAGGTCCCTACTTTCAGTCACTGGTCCAAGGATTTAGTCACAAAACATCTGGTTGTCAGAAAGGTGAAGGGGCTGACTAAAGTTTTTATGTTTAacagatctttctttctttccaactCAAAACTTTTTCCAATTTCTATTGAATTCAGTGAAAGTGAAATCCTACTTCAAGTACTACTTACAATggttcccagaaaaaaaaaaaaagaatgagagtGAAAATACAGCATACAAAAGAGACATGAATAACCCGTTTGCTACCACTTACAAAAACATACTGCTATCTGAAGAGGTTCCCTTTGGTTACACATGATCAGAAACAGAAGTACTTGTTGTCAGATGAACTTTGGGCATACAAGAACTGATTTCATCTGACTAATTAAGATACTGCTTAGACTGCAGAACATTCTGCAGGAGTAGATACTCAGCAAAAGATGCATGGTAttatagtggggaaaaaaagactgtgtTACGTTATGTCTTGTtgagagaaaaaagtaaaatacctTCTTGTACCTTCTAGCCACTACTACCTCCCTTTCTTTCCACAAAccctcagaaatgaaataactgtAAAGTGAAACAATCTCTTCAGAGAAGATCTAAGAACAACATTTAGAGAACCAATTCCCACCTGAGCAGGTATCCCAACACAGAAGGTAGAAGCTTAGTCTCCAGACAACATTGATGAAACTGGCTACAGAAACCTGAGAGACAAGGACATtaggaaggggaagaaatccaggatgcaaaaataaacaattttccCTTGAAAATTTATCCTGTTATGTTTTGAATGCTGCAGTTTGGCTATGCTGTACTTCTTCCATTCAATTTCTCAAGGACACAACTGCCAAGCATCCTAGAAACAGAGCTAAATGAgcagataaataataataaaaaaatattttggttgtCCTGACTCCCCTCCTTTTATCCTGGAAACCAGTCATTAAGATTCATACTTGAAGCACTTCTCTGTAACCTGGAAAGGCAAAAAGTTTCAAAGAGGGACAGCAAGATCGTAATCAGCTGACTCTAGGAGATGGTATATCAGAGAAGAACAGTCATTCAATCTGACCATGGCTTGAGATAACTTTGTGAGCATTGGCACCAAGGTCAGCCCTCGTTCTCCTACAGCAGTCAGCAGTTGTGTGTAGCATGTTTTAAGTCATCATTAACAACACcgtaaaaataaagcatctggTGCAGCTGCAGTACAGACACTGATTTGCAACTGTCAGAATTGTTATGAGTTATGGAATGTTTTGACTTTTACAGTGTTTATCTGAAGTCAAATGCCAAATCTATtgaaatttgtgttttgtttcctggcAACACGGAATCCACAGCAATAAAACATTCCAGAGTGATGTAACCAATACCGTGTCCATCTGCAGCAAAGCATTTATATGAAGGTGATACTCAGCTTTCAAAGACAGCTATCTGAGCCACATTCACTCTGCTGCACACTTACCTTAGAGATTACATAAATGCATTCATCAGTGCCAAAGTGAGATAAACttactgaaaaatcaaactgttGAATAAGAAATTGCATTGTACTGTTCATCCCCCATTTCACTAAATAGCGACATAGGAcagtcactgaaaaacaaatctgactTCACAGGTGAGTTAGAATGCTTGTCAGAGAAAAAACTACACTCTTCAGGAGAGTACAGGGAACTCAGATGATCTCGACTCAAGACTGCTGCTGAAGAATGAGCTAGTTTCTTTCTGGGTGCTGTTTCTGAAAGACTACTTACAGAACAAAAGGATGCaatggaggagaaagaaggaaaacccaGGTCTCTGTTAGACCTGAGTCTGCTAGTATACCTGTTTTCccaaaagctgtattttcagatttctgtcTTGGACAGCTACTACATGCAAAATCTAAGCAGgcagtctttcttttctggattttctAAACACTGAGATATTTTGAGTTCATTACAAAGCACGTATGCACACACGAGTTGTTCTGCAAAAGAAGAACTGAATTAATGCAATGCCTAATGTAATTTTGTGAATACATGTCCattctcctgcctttttttttttttttctatagtcAACACACCTAATGAAAGTATGGATTGGAAGAATGAATTAACTCAATTTCAGAATCTGTTATTAAAAAGGTACACAACAAGCAAACACAGCTGAGTAAAGAAAGCTAGGACATCTATAACTACAAGAGAAACCAATGAAGTACACTCCTACAGTCTAAAGCTGGTACCTTGAGTATCTTGTATCTTAACAATATCCCATCTGCAAAAATCTAGAAGGAAACagtaaagcaaaggaaaagagaaaccaTTTGTAGCCATTAGCCAAAAAGGATAAAGACTGGAACAGAGTTACAAGCTACCACATTGGTCCTGTAGCAAGGAACATTTGTACAAAAATATGCGCTCAAAATCTACAACTCAATTATTTCAGAGTATATGAATGTATTTTCATAAACAGTTGAAATCTACGGAAAAGCAGCCAAGGTGCACACATGTGGCAAAACCTGATAGTTGATTTCAGACACAAGAACAAACAGCTGTTGTCAGTAACATCTTAGACCCTGCCACACACACGGCTCCTCAATAATCTTGTTTTACCCACTGTTATCCCTTCAACTCAGCTACACATTTATAAAGGTACTTAAAAACCAACCGAACAAACCAGTATTATCCCATTATATCTTTAGAACTGATCAGACAAAGAATTGTTAATGAAATAATGGCCACTGAAGATGATGTTCCACGGCTGGCAGAGAACAAGCAATACTGCTAAACAGCTTGATCCAGACAACACTAAAACCAGTGAAATTAGCAGACTTCAGTTAAAGACTGACACATATCCCAACTTTCTAAATcatgctgctggaaaaaaaaggagtatgtgcatatatttatCTGATTTCCTCACTGCTTACTTTCAGTTGAATAGCTAGCATATTCAGAATGCACCATGTTCTCAAGTGAGTGTTCTCTACAAAGTCAGACTGCAACAAGTACAGTCTGCAGTACACAGGATCTAGATTTGAGACATTAAAAAGACTAGAGAGGACTAGGAGGGGGtgatacagaaaacaaaggtttGACAGTAAATGGAGAAAACAGCTTGTTTCCCTTGCAGTCTCTGAATAAATGCCCATAAACATAAtgacttttcttaaaaaaaaaaaaagccattccACCTTTGGGGTTTTTGGtaaacacacgcacacatgaagctttaaaaaaaaacaaacacatcagcaacaaaaaacaccccagCTCCAAAAGGCAGCTAACTAAATAAGATTTGGTGTAAGACATGAGATCTAAAGAGACTGGCATTCATCCTCATGCACATACAAGCTTGAATGACACCAAGGGACAGTCCAGTGCAATACAAGTGGGAACACACAAACGATGAAAATTGGTTCATGGTAGTCTTGTGCTCAGTTTAGGCTggacaacaagaaaaaagtcactgaaacaCTGTGCTGCTATTAAAATTAAGTACAGAAAAGAtctgctctgcttcttttaCTGCAGAATCCACACAGTAAAATTACATATATCATATAGAATATGGTTTTGAAGTATGATTGATAGAAGACAAAATCCATGACCAGTCATCAGTATCTCCACATCTGCAGATCACTACATGAGCAATCAATATCtgacaacaataaaacaaaaaaaaaaaaaggaggtttaCATTGTTCTCCAACTTAATGGAAGCCTCAGGGAGCATAATTTTGAAATCTAATCTGACATGGGTAAAGGGAGTGGCTTAGGATGGCAAGCTGCTTCTTCTGTGGCAGAGACAGGAACAGACATTTTTGCCTGAACAGCCGATCTTTGCACCAGTGCTGGACAAGTAAGTAGGACACTAGAAACTGCTGCAGGATGAGCACAGTCACGTATGCACACAGGTAGCCTGACAATTGGACCTGATGAGCAGCAGCGATTGCCTGCACCTCCAGTCACGGCAGACACAAGGAACCTCGTTCTGCAGAAACCCTTTCCTTCTGTGCaccagcagaagctgctgccagccatGTCTTAGTCTTTCCCTACTCCCTGCTCTTAATCCACGAATATTAATGCTCCTCACAGAAAGACTAGAAGGGGTATACGTTTTGATACCAAGCAAATGGTTGGTCAGCTCAGGTATCTTACTCCCTCATGCACAGCACTACTGACCATTCCCACTGTTCCCGCTATACCTTACCCACAGCTGATGCTATCCAACCTCTCCTGACAGCTCCTCAGCTACTAGAGCAATCCTCACTCTTCCAAACTTTTAACTGTCTTCCCATTGCAAGCCAGCCTGCCACACAATTCACTTAACAAATAGTAAGCAAAAAATGCATGGAGAGATGTGGCTGACCAGCCCCACACCTAAGAGTTGAGCCCATTCAAGCGCTTGGCCTAATGCAGTCCCAAGCACATAATTACAGATGGATAAATCAAGGCACAAAATCTTAGGTAATGTATTCAAGGGGCAGTCTCCTTGGTGAGTCAGTTCCAAGCTGCTACCAAAAGAGACGGTCTTATTCTGCTTCTCCTCTTTTCTGAAGTACGCTTCTCCTCATCGTTTGCAGGGAAACTAGCAGCACACAGCCACATACCTCACAAGTCTGACTGAAAACTTAAACGATAAATTTTGGTAATGGTCAGTTTTCAGATGGATCAGCGGGTTGACTCAACTTACAACACCGCTACCATATTAATGCTGACTGATGATAAAGGAACATGGAGCCAAGGGACTGAGGGAGGGAGTAAGCAGCTACAACGGGAATTCAGACAAGCTTAAGACAACTCCAAAACTACATCTTCAAGGCCAGGGGCTTAACATCCTGTTGCTACTTAAAAGGCATACCTGGTTTCGAGAGCTTCCAGGTCTTCACCAAGGATGTATGGATTTTTGGTCAGGAACAGTCCCAGCTGATTGTCTTCTACACCCACATCCTTAAGAAacaggagtattttttttatatctttctcAAAATCCAAGGTCAGTAAGAGCTGACCTGCCTTTTGACGTTTCTCCACTTGGGATAAGTCAACTCctacaacaaataaaatgagatactgttttaattaaacacaGACCTCATTCCCtataaatgtttcagaaaggcATGCTGATGTTTCTAGgacaattctttttttcttcacttatttAGTATACTTTGATTGCTTAACACAGTAAGGTCACGATACCGCCTATATGATGGAAATATTCCAGATAAAACAAGCAGATTGGTTTCAGACTTTTGCtaagattattttctgaaggatGACATCTCCAATGAATCCTGCACGTGAGGAATCAAATACATCAGTACGTGCCACACGCAGTGACCTACTCTTGTCACATGGAAGCATCTGTACAAGGAATTCCTAACTCCATTACGCCTCGGACAATTTTGCAGTGAGTGATTCACACACCAATTTCTTACTGCACAGTGCCAGATCTCCCTGTTGCAAACATTTGTTTCACCAGCCTTTCTGGTATTCCTTGCACTTCTGGGAAGTGAGGAAGAAGCCAGCAGCCTTGGACTCAGCTATCTTTCTTGCGcagtccaaatgctttttgatcAAAACTGAAGTTCTCTTCCACCCCCtcattctttcctcttcagtctACTGTGCCCCACTTTTACGGTTCCGCATAGCAAttgctctccttccttcctgggAGGGACAGCTGCAGTACCTTTTGCAGCAAATTAAAACATCCTTATCCAGCCCAAATTAAAAGACCAACCAACTTGCACAAAGTGCTCCCTACCTCCAGAAGCTCTGGAAGATATGCTAAGGGACTAGAGCCAGGCAGCCTTGTCTTTAACTAATAGAGCATTCAATAACTCACacagccttttctctttttccattcacCCTGCATAACATTCTGCTACCTGTAGCAATGGTCAGTGATCCTATAGCttgaaattttcaaatttaCAAAGCCACCACTAAGATCAAAGCACAAATTACAGGAACTCCAAAGCTCAGGGAAAccacacaaacaaaatcacacaTACCTAGCTGGACAAGCTTCGTTAGGGTTTCTGAGTGATCAACATAATCCCGCAGTGTGGAAGACTGAAGGGGAAGAAGTGGATCCGCAAGGATCTGCACAGCTTCTTCCTCAGAAATCTCTTCCAAAGCCGATGAAGGCGGAACATCATCCCAGTCtaggaaataaatacagaagagcAAAGTGCATTTTGTAAATGACAAAGCTGTTCCCTTCAAACACTACGCAGATCTTTGAATCCATTTCAAAACACAAGACCATTTTGCAAGAGATGAACAGCCAAACTATTGCTGTGTGAAAGCATATGAAAACAGTCTGCTCCCAGTTTTTGCTTCTGTAACACTGCCTTGCCACTGCCCGTCAAGTCTTGCTCACATGGCCAAATCCAAGCTTAGCCCCCAGCAAGCCTGCCGTCAGTCTCCCAGCTTGATCGCCACACACAACAGATCACATCATCTTCTTGAAAAGTCTTCTGTCACGTCTTCACAGACTTAATCTTGCTTGATTACATCCAAACCAAAAGCTAACACAAAGATTTTTGATAGCCTGATAAATGCACCACCTGTGTCCTCTTCCAAATTCAATGCTTGGGCTGCAGCTCTTTctgaccttcaagccaactaCAACTGAGCCATGATGTCTTACCCATTACAGGGTGGCTGCTGACTGCCACCAGCTCTGACAGCCAAAGAAACAGAGCTCTGCCTACTTATTAAGGTTTCCAAGTAAGCATAATTAAATTTGCTTCTACTTAAGTGTGTTCAAAGTCACAGACCTCACTGtcttttttgaaaacatttctctaaactcatttatttttccactgataGAAGCTCACAGCAGACAGATCAAGACTGCTGTTTTGCAGGCTGGCTGCTAGCATTCACCTCAATTGTCAAGCTGATCACCCGTGCTAATTATAAACTCCTCAGGATGGCAATTTTCTGTGTCCAGTTCCTTAGCATGATGGCTTTCTAGAAATTAAGGTGACACTCTTCTGTGTCAAAAACACAAAGCTACACCTGAACAAGAAGACAGGTTCCAAAGTAAGCTGGATTCTGATGTTCTAGGAAAAGTTGCACAGAACAGCTCAATTATTGCATCTCTTGCTACTTCTTTTTCTCAAAGCCTCATCAACAGAAGCATGGTGAAACACTTTTAGCAACATTAACAACTTAAACAGTAAAAACAGCTCTCTATGAATGGGTATGAAGCATTTGCCTTCAGAACCAAACCAAGACACACCAAGGTCCATTCTGGTAGCATTTTtagctacttttttttgttagaCATGCATTTTTGGCTGCTCCAAGTTCTTTGAATCTCCTATCAGAAAACACGCctcaaatgacaaaaaataggaaaaaaataaaccaattaTGTTTCTCCAATTATGCACTGCCAACTAGGCAAATTGTTCCACGCACACCAGTAAGTCTGCCTGTGGATAAAAATCTGGCACGTAGATCAACTGCGTCGCAGGTGTGGACACATACAAGCTGTCTGACCTGTCAGCTCTGGTGCAGCACTGTTTCCAGAAccagctgcaaaaacaaacagacctCAGCTGCATCTCTGAGCCACCCCAAAAATAAGCTCTGCAAGATCCAAGCTGGCTGGAATCAAAGCTGAATCTGAACATACAGGACTGCTTAATAACTCCAGATCAAGTTTCCTCAGCATACATACTAAAACCATTTTTCAGAGAGTGGGATATGTTATCCTCCCTCAGATATAAGTACCTGAGTAAGGATTAAAAAATGCCACTCTGAAAATGTTTACTAGAGGAAAGTGAAGCTAGTTTGTCAGGGCAACAACACCAAGGAGACCTTGGATCTATCAGCTTTCCCTCAGTAGAGGGTTTGACAAAGCTCAGTTCTTAAGGAGGCTTcatgctctgctgcctcctgttgCCCATTCCTAATCATCCTGGAACACCCCTCAGGCGTATGGCATCGATGGGAGAGCTGCTTCAGGAGTGGCCTCCCCGACACCTGCTCAGCTACTACAAGTAGTTATGAGAAGGTCCTCAGTTGGCTGCTCTAGACTGAGATTTCTACCCAGCATGCTATATCTTTGTTGTAGCTTAAAGGTACTCTTAATAGGCTAGAGCTATCACAGGAATTCTGTTAGCTATGGGGCAAAAGTTAAGTGAAAGTCACaaaattcagataaatattttaattaaacaggaCAACAAAAAGGAGAGCCAATGGCAATATCAAAAGCATGATCTGCAGACTAAGAAGAAAGGGTATCCTCAAGGCCTCTTACCTTCACACAGTATTTCTGTGTTCAGGTCGGggattgtttctgttttcacttgttCCTGCTTTACTGGTAACAAATTACTTTCAGGAGAAGATGAGGATCCATCCCCGCCACTAGCAGGCTGCGAACAGCTCTCTACGGATACATGTCTGTACGTCTGCAATCCCCATGGAAGAAAGCTGTGTCTAGAGGCCAGCAAAGCCAGAGGGGCAGCCCCTTGCCATGCCTGCACCGCGTTGCTGGAGCTCCTCAGCCTCTGCAGTTCCGTTAAGCAGGCTCttttcagccagcagcagcagcgggaggCCGGCCGAGCCCACAGCGCCATCCTCCACCTCAGCGCGGCATCCTGCGGGGAGAGAACGGCCAGAAAAGGAGGAGTGAGGAAGGCGCTGCCCTCACCTCACCCAGCGGGCAGGCAGCGGAGCGTTAATTACCCCCACACAGAGCCTGCCGCCCCCCGGGCAGCCATTTTAGAGCTCCACACACCCAACAACCCCCACCACCGGAGGGCTGACCGCCTCCACAGCCAGCGGGGGAACGGTCACTGAGCCAGGAGGGGGGACGAGCGCAACCGTTAGGGACTGATAACAGCCGTTAGGAGCCGTTGACGCCCGCTGGGGACCGTTAACGGCCGTTgggccgcgccgccgcctcACCTGCCCCTCTCAGCGCCCTCCTCTCCACACACGGCCGCGTGCTCCCGGCGAAACCATTCCTGCGCAGGCAGAGGGGTGTCCGGGCGCGGAGGGGCCGTCCCACAGCCCGTGAAAGAGGGGGGGGATCtctccgtccccccccccccaagttcTCCCGTTTCGCCTCGCCCTCCCCCGGCCGCCGTGGCCCCGCCCGtgggggcggcgggcgcggcGCTGCTCCCTCAGCGCCtcggcgggaggcggcggcggcggggcccggccggggccGGCCGAAGGCGAAGCTTTGGggtgaggggaaaaaggggaaaaaaagctccCGAAATGGCGTCGTGCGTGGGCAGCCGGACCCTGAGCAAGGACGACGTGAACTACCGGCTGCACTTCCGCATGATCAACGAGCAGCAGGTGGAGGACATCACGCTGGAGTTCTTCTACCGGCCGCACACCATCACCCTGCTCAGCTTCACCATCCTCAGCCTCATGGCCTTCGCCTTCACCAGGTAAGCGGCCCCTGGGGGGCTCCGGGGTgaaggggagggggctggggtccctatggggttCTGGGGGGCCCTTATGGAATTCTGGGGGTTCCCTATCAGATCCCTGTGGGGTTCTGGGCTGCACGGCCCCCCTCAGGCCCGAGGGGTGTGGGAGACTCCCCCTCAGAGAAGCACCCCGttcttctgtggtgtttccttgGACTTGGTGGTCTTTGTGTTAAAAACAAGCATGTGGCTCCAGCAGTGCCCAAAAATGGCTCTTTACTAGGTTATCACAGAGCTCGGCAATGACATCATGCCGGCAGGTAATTTGCTATGGGTTCGTGGATGGCAGTGACTGTTCTGTGTCATCGTTTTCATGCAGCGTGCTTTATCTGGGGCCCATTGCCTGTTGGCGT
Proteins encoded in this window:
- the MTERF3 gene encoding transcription termination factor 3, mitochondrial, with amino-acid sequence MALWARPASRCCCWLKRACLTELQRLRSSSNAVQAWQGAAPLALLASRHSFLPWGLQTYRHVSVESCSQPASGGDGSSSSPESNLLPVKQEQVKTETIPDLNTEILCEDWDDVPPSSALEEISEEEAVQILADPLLPLQSSTLRDYVDHSETLTKLVQLGVDLSQVEKRQKAGQLLLTLDFEKDIKKILLFLKDVGVEDNQLGLFLTKNPYILGEDLEALETRVAYLKSKKFGNAEIAQMVSKAPYLLLFSVERLDNRLGFFKNELGLSVKKTKDLVIRLPRLLTGKLEPVKENLQVCQIEFGFQHNEIQQIVYKTPKILTASRKRLRQTFDYLHNIMGIPHHMLTRFPQVFNSKLLRIKERHMFLIFLGRAQYDPAKPSYISLDQLVSLPDEVFCTEIAKASIQDFEKFLKTI